A part of Chthonomonadales bacterium genomic DNA contains:
- a CDS encoding DUF4434 domain-containing protein, protein MQLENLSRREFVEAAGAAAMLAWSGEAGATGATRGDADELIRVAPDRWTFETARSHRRFVPFGANLVLTSKEDLNIFGPRYAPDRYERILEACARQGINLLKVFLPIGSLLPDPQQPGEARVAPGYLDNLDSYLALSRKHGIRAVVCLSEWGVSGCRWWQEGGQYYGRQPWRTDAGPDSLDILGAFWTVLATRLRTDPAVFSYTPCAEWSMPNGNMTPPWAPPEAEIGLLQGPIALWYWRHWVLAKYGSMERVNRAWGTAHAAPEEIPIVDYAYDAAARRYKDPDARILDYQNFREWATLRYFRPQLAAIRAVDSNHMVTISNHMRSWNLWEGAARHFLGYTPAEETPYIDYMTLHANYAEGETSNNRPVEKVVPEIEVLARFSHAGRPMPLILEEFTYATPDSRRTARAQEAIVRGTIGHISGWTTWYLQFPEGAEGASTADTPYQMAWLNADLSPTPWGEAARGLAAELARADLARRPARRVVKLERAVELVPKKSGALVTNFTEYDPAQNPTDYEVPHERDLDLRLPGDPDLRPAKLRCAPVISGNLRPYDQALARSEGRAGWEREIAEERAIGFDLLWLSHITPAWSAGAADPVRDLLDVCAGVGTQVILDIGSTPNWYGTLDAAAERKAIGANIAEIARRYGDHPAFFAWYVPHEVYVAWDRMADYLNTVYPALVSACKKAVPDKPVTLSPFFILDRDQVFGQFRYAEPNEYRDYWAKLIRRSGFDVIMLQDSGEHFSYVTNAQRRPFFTAMRDACRAGGARFWANVETAEFECPSIEEYVKRYGRIHHSAVKSAPWRAVPIERLQSKLRLAAEYAERIVAWGYYQFGRPSLGPAAAAWYRDYQRYYRDVTA, encoded by the coding sequence ATGCAACTGGAGAATCTGAGCCGGCGCGAGTTTGTTGAGGCGGCCGGCGCGGCCGCGATGCTGGCGTGGTCCGGCGAGGCTGGCGCCACCGGGGCGACGCGCGGCGACGCGGACGAGCTCATTCGCGTCGCGCCCGACCGATGGACCTTCGAGACCGCGCGTTCGCACCGGCGCTTCGTGCCCTTCGGAGCCAACCTGGTGCTCACGTCCAAGGAGGACCTCAACATCTTCGGGCCGCGCTACGCGCCCGACCGCTACGAACGGATCCTGGAGGCGTGCGCTCGACAGGGGATCAACCTGCTGAAGGTCTTCCTGCCGATCGGCTCGCTCCTGCCGGACCCGCAGCAGCCGGGTGAGGCTCGCGTGGCGCCGGGCTACCTGGATAACCTGGATAGCTACCTCGCCCTCTCTCGCAAGCACGGCATCCGCGCCGTGGTCTGCCTCTCCGAATGGGGCGTCTCGGGCTGCCGATGGTGGCAGGAGGGCGGGCAGTACTACGGCCGCCAGCCGTGGCGCACGGATGCTGGCCCGGACTCACTGGACATCCTTGGCGCCTTCTGGACGGTGCTCGCCACGCGCCTGCGGACCGACCCCGCTGTCTTTTCCTACACGCCCTGCGCGGAGTGGTCGATGCCCAACGGCAACATGACCCCGCCCTGGGCGCCGCCCGAGGCGGAGATCGGGCTGCTGCAGGGCCCCATCGCCCTGTGGTACTGGCGGCACTGGGTGCTGGCGAAGTACGGAAGCATGGAGCGCGTCAACCGCGCCTGGGGCACGGCGCACGCCGCGCCGGAGGAGATCCCGATCGTCGACTACGCCTACGACGCGGCCGCCAGGCGCTACAAGGACCCCGACGCCAGGATCCTGGACTACCAGAACTTCCGCGAGTGGGCCACTCTGCGCTACTTTCGCCCGCAGCTCGCCGCCATCCGCGCCGTCGACTCCAACCATATGGTCACCATCAGCAACCATATGCGCTCATGGAACCTGTGGGAGGGAGCCGCGCGCCACTTCCTAGGCTACACGCCCGCCGAGGAGACCCCCTACATCGACTACATGACGCTCCACGCCAATTACGCCGAGGGAGAGACCTCCAACAACCGTCCGGTGGAGAAGGTGGTGCCGGAGATCGAGGTGCTGGCGCGCTTCTCGCACGCCGGGCGGCCCATGCCGCTCATTCTGGAGGAGTTCACCTACGCCACGCCGGACTCGCGGCGCACCGCGCGGGCTCAGGAGGCCATCGTTCGCGGCACCATCGGCCACATCTCCGGCTGGACCACCTGGTACCTGCAGTTCCCCGAAGGCGCCGAGGGAGCCTCGACGGCCGACACGCCCTACCAGATGGCGTGGCTCAACGCCGACCTCTCGCCGACGCCCTGGGGAGAGGCCGCCCGGGGCCTGGCCGCCGAGCTCGCCCGTGCCGACCTCGCCCGCCGGCCGGCGCGCCGCGTGGTCAAACTCGAGCGCGCCGTCGAGCTCGTGCCGAAAAAGTCGGGCGCGCTGGTGACGAACTTCACGGAGTATGACCCCGCGCAGAACCCTACCGACTACGAGGTGCCGCACGAGCGCGACCTCGACCTGCGACTGCCGGGGGACCCCGACCTCAGGCCCGCGAAGCTGCGCTGCGCGCCCGTCATCTCGGGCAACCTGCGCCCCTACGACCAGGCCCTCGCCAGGAGCGAGGGCCGCGCCGGCTGGGAGCGGGAGATCGCCGAGGAGCGGGCCATCGGCTTCGACCTGCTCTGGCTATCGCACATCACGCCGGCCTGGAGCGCGGGCGCCGCCGACCCCGTGCGCGACCTGCTCGACGTGTGTGCCGGGGTCGGCACCCAGGTCATCCTGGACATCGGCTCGACGCCCAACTGGTACGGCACGCTCGATGCCGCCGCGGAGCGCAAGGCGATCGGCGCCAACATCGCCGAGATCGCCCGGCGCTACGGTGACCATCCGGCCTTCTTCGCCTGGTATGTGCCCCACGAGGTCTACGTGGCGTGGGACCGCATGGCCGACTATCTCAACACGGTCTACCCGGCCCTCGTCTCTGCCTGCAAGAAGGCCGTTCCCGACAAGCCGGTCACCCTCTCGCCCTTTTTCATCCTGGACCGCGACCAGGTCTTCGGCCAGTTCCGCTACGCCGAGCCGAACGAGTATCGCGACTACTGGGCCAAACTGATTCGTCGGAGCGGCTTCGACGTCATCATGCTTCAGGACAGCGGGGAGCACTTCTCCTACGTGACGAACGCGCAGCGCCGCCCCTTCTTCACGGCGATGCGCGATGCGTGCCGCGCCGGCGGAGCGCGCTTCTGGGCCAACGTGGAGACGGCCGAGTTCGAGTGCCCGAGCATCGAGGAATACGTGAAGCGCTACGGGCGGATCCATCACTCCGCGGTGAAGAGCGCTCCCTGGCGCGCTGTGCCGATTGAGCGATTGCAGAGCAAGCTGCGCCTGGCCGCCGAGTACGCCGAGCGCATCGTCGCATGGGGTTACTATCAGTTCGGCCGGCCCTCACTGGGCCCCGCCGCCGCGGCGTGGTATCGCGACTACCAGCGCTACTATCGCGACGTGACCGCGTAG
- a CDS encoding prepilin-type N-terminal cleavage/methylation domain-containing protein yields MRRTQGFTLIELLVVIAIIAILAAILFPVFAKARDQARSVVCLSNNRQIATALAMYVQDNDESMLTRKSNGLTGGGGAYNAGWASDGDFDYSRFNPAETPGRQGWGWIIQPYLKNTQMLYCTSSLQKPNDPTNLSYAMRNGPQYMAVAWGWDKLANWDRPTQTIWIHEWCLNHGGGGIDASRNDPDWGNGIPYSKMNRDSGMNVSYLDGHAKFYIPRPCEPGLRGDDGVRWNFWWFNGYDPAKNMYFMCP; encoded by the coding sequence ATGCGTCGAACGCAGGGCTTCACGCTCATCGAGTTGCTCGTCGTCATCGCGATCATCGCCATCTTGGCGGCCATTCTGTTCCCGGTCTTTGCCAAGGCGCGCGACCAGGCCCGATCCGTCGTCTGTCTGAGCAATAACCGTCAGATCGCCACCGCCCTGGCGATGTACGTTCAGGACAACGACGAGAGCATGCTCACCCGCAAGTCGAACGGCCTCACGGGCGGCGGTGGTGCCTACAACGCCGGATGGGCCAGCGACGGCGACTTCGACTACAGCCGCTTCAACCCCGCCGAGACTCCGGGCCGACAGGGCTGGGGCTGGATCATCCAGCCCTACCTGAAGAACACCCAGATGCTCTACTGCACGAGCTCGCTGCAGAAACCGAACGACCCGACCAACCTCTCCTACGCCATGCGCAACGGCCCGCAGTACATGGCCGTCGCCTGGGGCTGGGACAAGCTCGCCAACTGGGATCGCCCGACCCAGACGATCTGGATCCATGAGTGGTGCCTCAACCATGGCGGCGGCGGCATCGATGCTTCTCGCAACGATCCCGACTGGGGCAATGGTATCCCGTATTCCAAGATGAACCGCGACTCCGGGATGAACGTGTCGTACCTGGACGGCCACGCCAAGTTCTACATCCCTCGCCCCTGCGAGCCAGGCCTTCGCGGCGATGACGGCGTTCGCTGGAACTTCTGGTGGTTCAACGGCTACGACCCGGCCAAGAACATGTACTTCATGTGCCCGTAG
- a CDS encoding GntR family transcriptional regulator codes for MRSSAGQQTLPRYLEIGRILRERVQCGEIPVGEKLAGERQLARDFGVSPVTMSRALAELAREGIVVRVPGDGTYVRSEGDGRGSSDMTARHLYEILVDTSPIGQPMANYYMGTVMSGLQEAVVQHGCFVRFLRPGAPGARLRLEPKPRQGLLVLAPLAERGGEVAEMARRIPLVVCGARWPGVQVPTVDSDNVEAASQVVEYLLRLGHRDIALVCSPPIRTNSVDRLDGYRRALLCNGVQPREELIVHSAFQYEMGSGAAAQLDALMRSTGAPTALFATDYSLALESMARLRALGLHIPNDVSVVGFDDSLSAPYLSPPLTTVQQPLQQMGRRAAEMLLDLIEGGGHACPVAVCSCTLVVRGSCRSTRHD; via the coding sequence ATGCGGAGTTCTGCCGGCCAACAGACCTTGCCCAGATATCTGGAGATCGGGCGGATCCTCCGCGAGCGCGTTCAGTGCGGAGAGATTCCCGTCGGCGAGAAGCTCGCCGGCGAGCGCCAACTCGCCCGCGACTTCGGCGTGAGCCCGGTCACCATGAGCCGCGCGCTGGCCGAACTGGCTCGCGAGGGGATCGTGGTGCGCGTTCCCGGAGACGGCACCTATGTGCGCAGCGAGGGCGACGGGCGCGGCTCCTCCGACATGACGGCACGCCACCTCTACGAGATCCTCGTCGACACCAGCCCCATCGGGCAGCCCATGGCCAACTACTACATGGGCACGGTGATGAGCGGCCTGCAGGAGGCCGTCGTCCAGCACGGCTGCTTCGTGCGGTTCCTGCGCCCCGGCGCCCCCGGCGCGCGCCTGCGCCTCGAGCCGAAGCCGCGACAGGGCCTGCTCGTGCTGGCGCCGCTCGCCGAGCGCGGGGGCGAGGTCGCCGAGATGGCACGGCGCATTCCCCTGGTGGTCTGCGGCGCGCGCTGGCCCGGCGTGCAGGTGCCCACTGTCGATAGCGACAACGTGGAGGCGGCCTCCCAGGTGGTGGAGTACCTGCTGCGCCTGGGGCACCGCGACATCGCGCTGGTCTGCTCGCCGCCCATTCGAACCAACTCGGTGGATCGGCTCGACGGCTACCGCCGGGCTCTCCTGTGCAACGGCGTCCAGCCGCGCGAGGAGTTGATCGTCCACTCCGCCTTTCAGTACGAGATGGGGTCCGGGGCCGCTGCGCAACTCGACGCGCTGATGCGCTCGACGGGAGCGCCCACGGCGCTGTTCGCCACCGACTACTCTCTGGCGCTCGAGTCGATGGCGCGACTGCGCGCGCTCGGGCTGCATATCCCCAACGACGTCTCCGTCGTCGGCTTCGACGACTCGCTGTCGGCTCCTTATCTTTCCCCGCCGCTCACCACGGTGCAGCAGCCCCTCCAGCAGATGGGTCGCCGCGCGGCGGAGATGCTCCTCGACCTGATAGAAGGCGGCGGCCATGCCTGCCCGGTGGCCGTGTGCTCCTGCACTCTGGTAGTGCGGGGCTCCTGTCGCAGCACAAGACATGACTGA